The Syntrophorhabdus sp. genome includes the window TCAATTCCGAAGAAGAGTACATGATCGCGAAGAAGATCGAGGACGGGGAGCGCATGATACGGAACCTGCTCTTCGACCTGCCCCACGCCATCCAGGAACTCATGGAGATCGCCTCACTTCTCAAGAAGGAGGCCATCAACATAGTCGATGTCGTCAAGAATATCGATGAGTTGAACTACTCCAAGAAGGACGAGGACAAGTACAGAAAGAAGACGGTCTCCCTTATCAACAGTATCAGGAACCAGCACGAGAAGAAGGAAGAGATCAGAAGAAGTTCCGTCAAGGTCAACGAGGCCACGAAAAAGCTCAACGAAAAGAAGCTCAAGGCCCTGGAGAAGAAGGTCGAGGAAAACCTCATAAACCTCAACCTCAACAAGAAGGTCCTCGAAGAGATCATCCGCAAGGTCCAGAGACAGCTCAAGTTCATGGATGAAAAGGAAGCGCGGAAGGTAAAGAAGAGGCTCCTCGAGATCGGCGAGATCGAAAACGGCCTCAAGACGGTCAAGAACCGCCTGATACAGGCAAACCTGAGGCTCGTCATCAATATTGCGAAGAAATACCTCAACAGGGGTCTTTCATTCCTGGACCTCATTCAGGAAGGGAACATGGGCCTCATGAAGGCGGCCGAGAAGTACGACTATCAGAAGGGATACAAGTTCTCCACCTACTCGACGTGGTGGATCCGGCAGGCCATCACCCGCGCCATAGCCGATTATGCCCGCACCATCAGGGTCCCCGTTCATGTCCTCGAAACCATGAACAAGATAACGAAGGTCACCATCTCCCTCTTCCAGGAACTCGGCCGGGAACCGAATCTCGACGAGATCTCCCTGAAGGCGGGCCTTCCCCTGGAAAAGGTGCGGAAGATCATGAAGGTCTCCAATGAGCCCATCTCTATAGAGACCCCCATCGGCGACGACGAATCGAAGCTCGGCGACTTCATTGCAGACCCGAAATCACCGTCGCCCTTCAACGAGCTCGTCAGCATCTCCCTCAAGGAGGAGATCGACAAGGTCCTTTCCACGCTGACCCCTCGGGAGGAAAAGGTCATCCGGATGAGGCTCGGCATCGGCGAAAAAACGGATTATACTCTCGAAGAGGTCGGAGAGGTCTTCGGGCTGACCCGCGAGCGTATCCGCCAGATAGAGGCAAAGGCCCTGCGCAAGCTGAAACACCCCTCGCGGCGGAAGAGGCTGGAGAGTTTCCTGGAATAAAAAAGGCAGGGAACAGAAAAGAAACCTGTTCCCTGTTCCCTGTTGTCAACTATACAGGTTGTCCTGGTCCGTTCTGCCGGCAATGCTCAGTTCCGGCCCGCGTTCCTCTTCCCTGATACTCACTCCCGACATGATGTTGGTAACGTTGGCCTTGATCCGGTCCATTCTGTCGGGACTGAAAGGCCTTATCCGGGAGAAGGCGGTGTTCAGGGTAACATCGGGTCTGAATGTCTGGACGATGAAATCCTTCGCCCCTCGAAGATATCTGGCCACCGTGTAAACGTCCTCTTCTCTGTGAAGAAAAGGGACAACGGTCATCCGGAAATAATGGTCGATTCCGGAACTTAGAATAAATTCAATACTTTCTTCCACTTTGCGGTCATCCACGTTGATGCCGCACCACCGGGAATACCGGTCCAGGGGACCTTTGACATCCATGGCGATCGAGTCCACCAGACCATCGCCGACGAGGCCCTTCATGACGGAAGGGTTCGACCCGTTCGTGTCGAGCTTGACCTTCATCCCTTCGCTTTTCAAGAGACCCATCAGCCGGTACAGGTTCTTATGTATCGTCGGCTCACCCCCGGTCACCACGATCCTGTCGACCCACTGAGTCCTGTATTTCCTGATGGTCGCCACGACGTACTCGATGGGGACGTCCTCGAGCCCTCCCGGGTTGAGGACAAGGTCGCGATTGTGGCAAAAGGGACACCTGAAGTTGCAGCCGCCGAGAAACACAACGGATGACAGGCACCCCTTCCAATCCACAAAGCTGGTTTCAATGAAGCCCTTTACAGCCGGGCAATCAGGCGCTTTGGACTGCACTGAGCACCTCGTCGATATGAGGTACGTTACCCCTCCATTCACCGAGGGAATTCTCCGACTCGTCTTCAACAAGGATCGTGGGCAACGCCATGACGCGATAGAATGTCGCCTCGGCAAGACCTTCCGTCGTTCCAACGTTGTAGTCGTCAACGGCGACGTTCCTTTCCCGCAGGTGGTCCTTCAGCTGTTTCGCCATCGGACACAACGGGCAATCATCCTTGTAAAAGATCTTCACTGTCCCCATGGTTCCTCCTTGAGTTTTGTAGCATCCGTCGGTACTCTAGTCGTTTGCAGCCGCCTTGCGCTTTTCGGAGAAGAATTCCATGTTGCGGTAGCGGTCCTTGAGCTCGCCCAGTTTACCCTTGTTCCAGCTCGATACTTTGGTGAAGTAGCCCGTTATTCTCGTAATGCCATCCACATCGGTGGAACCGCAGTACGAGCAGGTATCGGAAAGACCCCGCCCCGTCCTGTGGCACTTGTTGCACGTGGTGAATTCCGGGGAAAAGGCGATCTGATCATTGGTCGTGTGCCTGAACGTCTTGATGACGAAGTCTGCGATGGCCTCCTTCGACGGCTGTGCCTCTCCAAGCCAGACATGCGATATCGAGCCTGCCTCGATGAGGGGATGGAACAACCCTTCCGTGGTGACCCTTTCGATGGGATTCATGGCGTGCTTGACATTGAGATGCGTCGAATTCGTGTAGTAGACCTCGCCGGAGGCGATGTCCCCTTTCATGATCCTGCCGGCGTGAGGAGAGAAATACCTGAGGTCCAGGCGCGCGAACCGATAGCTCGTGCTCTCCGCCGGAGTCTGCTCCAGGACGATCTTTATGTTCTCCTGCCGCCGCATCTTCTCCGTAAGGAGGTTCATGTGGGCGATGACCTTGATGCCGAACTTCAGCGCCCGCTTTGATTCGTGCATCTCCTCGCCGGTGTGTATCTGCACCATCTCGTTGAGACCGACCATGCCGATGAGGTGGGATGCGTGATTGAGCCTGAGATAGGGCATCCCGTCCCTGTTCATCGTGAGCAGCGCGAGCGGTCCGTTCTCCCCCAGAGAGAGGAGCTTCTCCATGAATACCCGTTTTTCCTTGTGGGCCTTGACGGCAAGAACAAACCTCTCCGTGATGAGGTTGAAAAGTCGTGTGTCGTCGTTCTTCGCCATGTAGGCAAGCCGCGGCAGGTTGAG containing:
- the rpoD gene encoding RNA polymerase sigma factor RpoD, with the protein product NSEEEYMIAKKIEDGERMIRNLLFDLPHAIQELMEIASLLKKEAINIVDVVKNIDELNYSKKDEDKYRKKTVSLINSIRNQHEKKEEIRRSSVKVNEATKKLNEKKLKALEKKVEENLINLNLNKKVLEEIIRKVQRQLKFMDEKEARKVKKRLLEIGEIENGLKTVKNRLIQANLRLVINIAKKYLNRGLSFLDLIQEGNMGLMKAAEKYDYQKGYKFSTYSTWWIRQAITRAIADYARTIRVPVHVLETMNKITKVTISLFQELGREPNLDEISLKAGLPLEKVRKIMKVSNEPISIETPIGDDESKLGDFIADPKSPSPFNELVSISLKEEIDKVLSTLTPREEKVIRMRLGIGEKTDYTLEEVGEVFGLTRERIRQIEAKALRKLKHPSRRKRLESFLE
- a CDS encoding anaerobic ribonucleoside-triphosphate reductase activating protein yields the protein MQSKAPDCPAVKGFIETSFVDWKGCLSSVVFLGGCNFRCPFCHNRDLVLNPGGLEDVPIEYVVATIRKYRTQWVDRIVVTGGEPTIHKNLYRLMGLLKSEGMKVKLDTNGSNPSVMKGLVGDGLVDSIAMDVKGPLDRYSRWCGINVDDRKVEESIEFILSSGIDHYFRMTVVPFLHREEDVYTVARYLRGAKDFIVQTFRPDVTLNTAFSRIRPFSPDRMDRIKANVTNIMSGVSIREEERGPELSIAGRTDQDNLYS